The genomic region ACTCTTCCATTTGCCTGGGCAAAAGTTTCAAGTAAGGATGATTTTGGGGAAAGGCCCCTTTTAATTCAATCTTTTTGTTTTCTATCAAGCCTATCCAGGCCAGGCCGTAACCACCATCTCTAACCAAAATGTGACAGGCATTTTCAAATAATTCCTTCTCAGAAAGATTTTCTGGAAAAATTAGAAAATTTATCTCTCTAATCAGAGTTAAAAAACGATTTTTACGGGTTAGTTGTTCTACAGTTTTAAAGAGATTTTCAAATAAAAGGCTATAGAATGCTTGAAAAAAATATGTGGCCAGGAGAGAAAAGAACCTACTAATAAGACAAAGATAGGAATCATTAAACCCTTTTTCTTTAAGCTCTTTAATAATAAAAACTTTCAAATTTTCACAGAAACTCATCAATACTACCGGGTAAATTCCGTTTTCGAGATGTTTTGAGGCTACAAGGAAAAGTTTTGGCTGAAATACTGGATCAAATATTTCTTTGAAAGAAGACTCAAAAAAATTAAAGGCCTTTTCAAGGGTTTCGTTTTTCAATTCAAAGGAAACTAGTTTATTGTTTGAAGATGTTATCGAATCAAAAACTTCAAACCACCACTTTTTCAAGGGCAAAATATCCGGAATTTTTGCCAAAAATTCCTTTTCTTCCGGGCTAAATGTAAAGGCTTCTCCAGAAGTACAAGCAAAACATATCTTGCCTAATTTTTTTATATCCTCCAAATCTTTGTTTGTGATTATAGGTGCTTCTTGCATAAAGATTACCTCTTGATTCTATGCTTTATGAAAAACCCTTAGCAAAAATGATTTACTAAGCTTATCCCTCACATATTTAGAGACCTTTGCAAAATATCTTATTCAAGAGACTGCTTCGCCCATACGGGCTCGCAGTGACACCGGGAGAGAGTCATTGCGAGGCTGCGTCCCGCAGCCGAAGCAATCCCTGTCGCGAAGCGCTAAGCGCTGTGGCGATATATTTTCTTTAATCTTGCAAAGATCTCATTTAAAAATTTAGCTGCTTAACTTTGTAAGAATACTTATCAACCGGATTAACAGTGTCTCTTTTTTTAAGATCGGCAGAGAAAAGAAAAGATTTAAATATATCTTATTTAAGAGACTGCTTCGCCCGTCCGGGCTCGCAGTGACTACATGGTGGTTGGCCGATGCCAATGGCTCCTGGTAGATGGCTGGTAGCGCAAGAGACCGCTTCGCTACGCTCGCAGTGACGGAATGGAAGCTGGCTCCTCGCCGTGACACCTTAAAAAGTCATTGCAAGCCCATCAGCTCCTTTCCCGTCATTGCGAACCACGAAGTGGCGAAGCAATCCCTGTCCAGAGCGCTAGCGAAGGGATCCCTGTCGCAAGGCGTCAGCAACCGAAACACCGAGACGAAAGTCTCGCCATGGCACTCAATCTATGTTTTCTGAATTTTGCCAAAGTCTATTTATTCTGTTTTTAAGGGCTTTTTTCCTCTAGCCGCGTCTTCTGAGACATCTCGGCTAAATAGAGCGTAATGTTTTCGGGCAAATTCTTCCAGGTGCTGTTGAATTTCTTCCTCGGGCACCAGATAAAGCCGCATAATTCTAGCAAACATACTAAGAGCTACTACCAATTCTTCAGGGATTACTTCGTCTGCTCCTAGCTCAAGAAAATTTTTCATCTCAGCCGCATATCGTGTTCTAACCAATATGTAGATGTCAGGCTTAATATGTTTGGCAAGCCCTACAATCACCCGTGCTGACTTGCAATCTGGAATAGTGATGGCCAAGACCCTGGCCTTCTCAAGGCCCGCTTGGCGTAAAATATATTCGTAAGTAGCATCACCAAAAATAATGGGTTCCCCAGCAAGCTTTTCGCGGCGAACTGTTTCCGGGTTAACTTCAATGATTACATAAGGAATTCCTACCTTCTTGGCAGCGGTGCGAAGGGCCATACCTGCCACCCCTAATCCAATAATTATCATGTGGTCTTCTAAAACCAAGGGAGAGCTTTTTTCTTCCACAGAAGTTGGTAAATGTCGCTTGGCCAAAATTATAACAAACGGCGTTAGTAACATGGTGAGAATAGAAACCGATGAAAGCAGCTGAAAAGTGTCTAATTCCAAAAGATTGTACTTAAGGGCCTCTTGAGCCAATACAAATGAAAATTCTCCTATCTGGAAAAGGCTTACCCCCACCAAAAAAGCAATGTGAACTGGATAACGTAAAACATAACGCAATATACCAAAAATTATGCTGCTCTTTATTAGAAAAACAACGGCCGTGGCTCCGAGAATTAACGGAAGATATTTCCAGAAAAGTCTAACATCAAAAAACATTCCTACAGAAACGAAGAAAACGCAAATTAACAAATCTTTAAAAGGTAAGATATTGGCCGTTGCTTGGTGGCTATAAGGGGAGCGCGCTAAAATAAAACCTGCCAGAAAGGCCCCTAGAGAAAGAGAAAGGCCTGCTTTATAAGCAGCCCAGGCTACAATTAAACAAAAGGTTAGAGTGGCCAATAGAAAAAGTTCTCGACTACGGGTACGAGCCACAAAATCCATAAAAAAACCCAATACCCAGCGACTCAATACGTAAGCTCCACCAAGAAGAATAAAAGTCTTTACCACTACAGAAAGAAGACTTAAATCGGCTTTAAGCTCTCCAGCCAGAAAAGGCACTAAAAGCATTAAAGGTACTATAGCCATATCTTGAAAGAGAAGGATTCCCAAAGAGGCACGTCCATAAGGGGTTTCCATCTCTCCTTCTTCCTGGAGAAGAGATAAAACAATAGCCGTACTACTCAAGGCCAGATAAGCTCCGAGAAAAAAAGAAACCGGAGCCGTAAGATCAAAAATAAGATAACCTAATAATCCTGTTATTAAAGCCGTAAGAGCGATTTGTAGCCCGCCTCCTATCAGGGCTACTGTTTTTAAACGGGCAAGATGGGCCGGTGAAAACTCAAGACCTATGGTAAAAAGAAGCAAAACTACGCCTAGCTCAGCTAAAAAATGAACCGCCTCCTCAGCCTGAATCAAGTGAAGACCGTAAGGGCCTATCAGCGCGCCAGCGATA from Thermodesulfatator indicus DSM 15286 harbors:
- a CDS encoding cation:proton antiporter translates to MVLLNDVIILLGSAFVASLIGHRFKVPNIISFIIAGALIGPYGLHLIQAEEAVHFLAELGVVLLLFTIGLEFSPAHLARLKTVALIGGGLQIALTALITGLLGYLIFDLTAPVSFFLGAYLALSSTAIVLSLLQEEGEMETPYGRASLGILLFQDMAIVPLMLLVPFLAGELKADLSLLSVVVKTFILLGGAYVLSRWVLGFFMDFVARTRSRELFLLATLTFCLIVAWAAYKAGLSLSLGAFLAGFILARSPYSHQATANILPFKDLLICVFFVSVGMFFDVRLFWKYLPLILGATAVVFLIKSSIIFGILRYVLRYPVHIAFLVGVSLFQIGEFSFVLAQEALKYNLLELDTFQLLSSVSILTMLLTPFVIILAKRHLPTSVEEKSSPLVLEDHMIIIGLGVAGMALRTAAKKVGIPYVIIEVNPETVRREKLAGEPIIFGDATYEYILRQAGLEKARVLAITIPDCKSARVIVGLAKHIKPDIYILVRTRYAAEMKNFLELGADEVIPEELVVALSMFARIMRLYLVPEEEIQQHLEEFARKHYALFSRDVSEDAARGKKPLKTE